From Pan troglodytes isolate AG18354 chromosome 9, NHGRI_mPanTro3-v2.0_pri, whole genome shotgun sequence, the proteins below share one genomic window:
- the DENND2B gene encoding DENN domain-containing protein 2B isoform X1: MVRSPAAARGADACPPPALSAGAAPPPGRAAPGETPSRRRARPGWGTQRALGLQRAEMTMTANKNSSITHGAGGTKAPRGTLSRSQSVSPPPVLSPPRSPIYPLSDSETSACRYPSHSSSRVLLKDRHPPAPSPQNPQDPSPDTSPPTCPFKTASFGYLDRSPSACKREAQKESVQGAAQDVAGVAACLPLAQSTPFPGAAAGPRGVLLTRTGTRAHSLGIREKISAWEGRREASPRMSMCGEKREGSGSEWAASEGCPSLGCPSVVPSPCSSEKTFDFKGLRRMSRTFSECSYPETEEEGEALPVRDSLYRLEKRLGRSEPSAFLRGHGSRKESSAVLSRIQKIEQALKEQPGRGLPQLPSSCYSVDRGKRKTGTLGSLEEPAGGASVSAGSRAVGVAGVAGEAGPPPEREGSRSTKPGTPGNSPSSQRLPSKSSLDPAVNPVPKPKRTFEYEADKNPKSKPSNGLPPSPTPAAPPPLPSTPAPPVTRRPKKDMRGHRKSQSRKSFEFEDASSLQSLYPSSPTENGTENQPKFGSKSTLEENAYEDIVGDLPKENPYEDVDLKSRRAGRKSQQLSENSLDSLHRMWSPQDRKYNSPPTQLSLKPNSQSLRSGNWSERKSHRLPRLPKRHSHDDMLLLAQLSLPSSPSSLNEDSLSTTSELLSSRRARRIPKLVQRINSIYNAKRGKKRLKKLSMSSIETASLRDENSESESDSDDRFKAHTQRLVHIQSMLKRAPSYRTLELELLEWQERELFEYFVVVSLKKKPSRNTYLPEVSYQFPKLDRPTKQMREAEERLKAIPQFCFPDAKDWLPVSEYSSETFSFMLTGEDGSRRFGYCRRLLPSGKGPRLPEVYCVISRLGCFGLFSKVLDEVERRRGISAALVYPFMRSLMESPFPAPGKTIKVKTFLPGAGNEVLELRRPMDSRLEHVDFECLFTCLSVRQLIRIFASLLLERRVIFVADKLSTLSSCSHAVVALLYPFSWQHTFIPVLPASMIDIVCCPTPFLVGLLSSSLPKLKELPVEEALMVNLGSDRFIRQMDDEDTLLPRKLQAALEQALERKNELISQDSDSDSDDECNTLNGLVSEVFIRFFVETVGHYSLFLTQSEKGERAFQREAFRKSVASKSIRRFLEVFMESQMFAGFIQDRELRKCRAKGLFEQRVEQYLEELPDTEQSGMNKFLRGLGNKMKFLHKKN; this comes from the exons GTCTCAGTCAGTCTCTCCACCTCCAGTTCTCTCCCCACCAAGGAGTCCCATCTACCCGCTCAGTGATAGTGAAACCTCAGCCTGCAGGtaccccagccactccagctcccgGGTGCTCCTCAAGGACCGGCACCCCCCAGCTCCTTCACCCCAGAATCCTCAAGATCCCTCCCCAGATACTTCCCCACCCACCTGTCCCTTCAAGACCGCCAGCTTCGGTTATTTGGACAGAAGCCCTTCGGCGTGCAAGAGAGAAGCCCAAAAGGAAAGTGTCCAAGGCGCAGCCCAGGATGTAGCAGGGGTAGCTGCCTGCCTCCCCCTTGCCCAGAGCACGCCATTCCCGGGGGCAGCAGCTGGCCCCCGGGGCGTCTTGCTGACCCGTACCGGTACCCGCGCCCACAGCCTGGGCATCCGGGAGAAGATATCAGCATGGGAAGGTCGCCGAGAGGCGTCGCCCAGGATGAGCATGTGTGGAGAGAAGCGGGAGGGCTCTGGGAGCGAGTGGGCGGCCAGTGAGGGCTGCCCCAGCCTGGGCTGTCCCAGCGTGGTGCCGTCCCCCTGCAGCTCTGAAAAGACCTTTGATTTCAAGGGCCTCCGGAGGATGAGCAGGACCTTCTCCGAGTGTTCCTACCCAGAgactgaggaggagggagaggcgcTCCCTGTCCGGGACTCTTTATACCGGCTGGAGAAACGGCTGGGCCGGAGTGAGCCCAGCGCCTTCCTCAGGgggcatggcagcaggaaggagagctCAGCAGTGCTGAGCCGGATCCAGAAAATTGAACAGGCCCTGAAGGAGCAGCCAGGCCGGGGgctcccccagctccccagcaGCTGCTACAGCGTGGACCGGGGGAAAAGGAAGACTGGAACCTTGGGCTCCTTGGAGGAGCCGGCAGGGGGCGCGAGTGTGAGCGCTGGCAGCCGGGCAGTCGGAGTGGCTGGTGTTGCGGGGGAGGCGGGCCCACCCCCAGAGAGGGAAGGCAGTCGTTCCACTAAGCCCGGGACCCCTGGAAATAGCCCTAGCTCCCAGCGGCTGCCATCGAAGAGTTCCCTCGATCCCGCTGTGAACCCTGTCCCCAAACCCAAGCGCACCTTTGAATACGAGGCTGACAAGAACCCCAAGAGTAAGCCCAGTAATGGTCTACCTCCTTCACCCACACCTGCTGCTCCACcccccttgccctccaccccaGCCCCGCCAGTCACCCGGAGACCCAAGAAGGACATGCGTGGTCACCGCAAGTCCCAGAGCAG AAAATCCTTTGAGTTTGAGGATGCATCCAGTCTCCAGTCCCTGTACCCCTCTTCTCCCACTGAGAATGGTACTGAGAACCAACCCAAGTTTGGATCCAAAAGCACTTTAGAAGAaaatgcctatgaagatattgtGG GAGATCTGCCCAAGGAGAATCCATATGAGGATGTGGACTTAAAGAGCCGAAGAGCAGGACGAAAATCCCAGCAACTGTCTGAGAACTCCTTGGACTCTTTGCACAGGATGTGGAGTCCTCAGGACAGGAAGTACAACAGCCCGCCCACACAG CTTTCCCTGAAACCCAACAGCCAGTCCCTGCGCAGTGGGAACTGGTCAGAAAGGAAGAGCCACCGGCTGCCACGATTACCCAAGAGGCACAGCCATGACGACATGCTGCTGCTGGCTCAGCTGAGTCTGCCATCCTCACCCTCCAGCCTCAATGAAGACAGCCTCAGCACCACCAGCGAGCTGCTGTCCAGCCGCCGGGCCCGCCGCATTCCCAAG CTTGTCCAAAGAATTAACTCCATCTACAATgccaagagaggaaagaagagattaAAAAAGTTGTCTATGTCCAGCATTGAAACAGCATCACTGAGAG ATGAAAACAGTGAGAGCGAGAGCGACTCTGATGACAGGTTCAAAG CCCACACACAGCGCCTGGTCCACATCCAGTCGATGCTGAAGCGCGCCCCCAGCTATCGCacgctggagctggagctgctggAGTGGCAGGAGCGGGAGCTTTTTGAGTACTTTGTGGTGGTGTCCCTCAAGAAGAAGCCATCGCGAAACACCTACCTCCCCGAAGTCTCCTACCAGTTTCCCAAG CTGGACCGACCCACCAAGCAGATGCGAGAGGCAGAGGAAAGGCTCAAAGCCATTCCCCAGTTTTGCTTCCCTGATGCCAAGGACTGGCTTCCTGTGTCAGAGTATAGCAG TGAGACCTTTTCTTTCATGCTGACTGGGGAAGATGGCAGCAGACGCTTTGGCTACTGCAGGCGCTTACTG CCAAGTGGGAAAGGGCCCCGGTTGCCAGAGGTGTACTGTGTCATCAGCCGCCTTGGCTGCTTCGGCTTGTTTTCCAAG GTCCTAGATGAGGTGGAGCGCCGGCGTGGGATCTCCGCTGCATTGGTCTATCCTTTCATGAGAAGTCTCATGGAGTCGCCCTTCCCAGCCCCAGGGAAGACCATCAAAGTGAAGACATTCCTGCCAGGTGCTGGCAATGAG GTGTTAGAGCTGCGGCGGCCCATGGACTCAAGGCTGGAGCACGTGGACTTTGAGTGCCTTTTTACCTGCCTCAGTGTGCGCCAGCTCATCCGAATCTTTGCCTCACTGCTGCTGGAGCGCCGGGTCATTTTTGTGGCAGATAAGCTCAG TACCCTCTCCAGCTGCTCCCACGCGGTGGTGGCCTTGCTCTACCCCTTCTCCTGGCAGCACACCTTCATTCCTGTCCTCCCGGCCTCCATGATTGACATCGTCTGCTGTCCCACCCCCTTCCTGGTTGGCCTGCTCTCCAGCTCCCTCCCCAAACTGAAGGAGCTGCCTGTGGAGGAG GCGCTGATGGTGAATCTGGGATCTGACCGATTCATCCGACAG ATGGACGACGAGGACACGTTGTTACCTAGGAAGTTACAGGCAGCTCTGGAGCAGGCTCTGGAGAGGAAGAATGAGCTGATCTCCCAGGACTCTGACAGCGACTCCGACGATG aATGTAATACCCTCAATGGGCTGGTGTCGGAGGTGTTTATCCGGTTCTTTGTGGAGACCGTTGGGCACTACTCCCTCTTTCTGACACAGagtgagaagggagagagggCCTTTCAGCGAGAGGCCTTCCGCAAATCTGTGGCCTCCAAAAGCATCCGCCGCTTTCTTGAGGTTTTTATGGAGTCTCAGATGTTTGCTGGCTTCATCCAAGACAGGGAGCTAAGAAAGTGTCGGGCAAAGG GCCTTTTTGAGCAGCGAGTGGAGCAGTACTTAGAAGAACTCCCAGACACTGAGCAGAGTGGAATGAATAAGTTTCTCCGAGGTTTGG GCAACAAAATGAAGTTTCTCCACAAGAAGAATTAA
- the DENND2B gene encoding DENN domain-containing protein 2B isoform X4 has product MVRSPAAARGADACPPPALSAGAAPPPGRAAPGETPSRRRARPGWGTQRALGLQRAEMTMTANKNSSITHGAGGTKAPRGTLSRSQSVSPPPVLSPPRSPIYPLSDSETSACRYPSHSSSRVLLKDRHPPAPSPQNPQDPSPDTSPPTCPFKTASFGYLDRSPSACKREAQKESVQGAAQDVAGVAACLPLAQSTPFPGAAAGPRGVLLTRTGTRAHSLGIREKISAWEGRREASPRMSMCGEKREGSGSEWAASEGCPSLGCPSVVPSPCSSEKTFDFKGLRRMSRTFSECSYPETEEEGEALPVRDSLYRLEKRLGRSEPSAFLRGHGSRKESSAVLSRIQKIEQALKEQPGRGLPQLPSSCYSVDRGKRKTGTLGSLEEPAGGASVSAGSRAVGVAGVAGEAGPPPEREGSRSTKPGTPGNSPSSQRLPSKSSLDPAVNPVPKPKRTFEYEADKNPKSKPSNGLPPSPTPAAPPPLPSTPAPPVTRRPKKDMRGHRKSQSRKSFEFEDASSLQSLYPSSPTENGTENQPKFGSKSTLEENAYEDIVGDLPKENPYEDVDLKSRRAGRKSQQLSENSLDSLHRMWSPQDRKYNSPPTQLSLKPNSQSLRSGNWSERKSHRLPRLPKRHSHDDMLLLAQLSLPSSPSSLNEDSLSTTSELLSSRRARRIPKLVQRINSIYNAKRGKKRLKKLSMSSIETASLRDENSESESDSDDRFKAHTQRLVHIQSMLKRAPSYRTLELELLEWQERELFEYFVVVSLKKKPSRNTYLPEVSYQFPKLDRPTKQMREAEERLKAIPQFCFPDAKDWLPVSEYSSETFSFMLTGEDGSRRFGYCRRLLPSGKGPRLPEVYCVISRLGCFGLFSKVLDEVERRRGISAALVYPFMRSLMESPFPAPGKTIKVKTFLPGAGNEFSGGLHIYAAHTCCGTKEEARQTPGTAALAQPERQQFLLPSPLESLTTFHPCDSPREVAL; this is encoded by the exons GTCTCAGTCAGTCTCTCCACCTCCAGTTCTCTCCCCACCAAGGAGTCCCATCTACCCGCTCAGTGATAGTGAAACCTCAGCCTGCAGGtaccccagccactccagctcccgGGTGCTCCTCAAGGACCGGCACCCCCCAGCTCCTTCACCCCAGAATCCTCAAGATCCCTCCCCAGATACTTCCCCACCCACCTGTCCCTTCAAGACCGCCAGCTTCGGTTATTTGGACAGAAGCCCTTCGGCGTGCAAGAGAGAAGCCCAAAAGGAAAGTGTCCAAGGCGCAGCCCAGGATGTAGCAGGGGTAGCTGCCTGCCTCCCCCTTGCCCAGAGCACGCCATTCCCGGGGGCAGCAGCTGGCCCCCGGGGCGTCTTGCTGACCCGTACCGGTACCCGCGCCCACAGCCTGGGCATCCGGGAGAAGATATCAGCATGGGAAGGTCGCCGAGAGGCGTCGCCCAGGATGAGCATGTGTGGAGAGAAGCGGGAGGGCTCTGGGAGCGAGTGGGCGGCCAGTGAGGGCTGCCCCAGCCTGGGCTGTCCCAGCGTGGTGCCGTCCCCCTGCAGCTCTGAAAAGACCTTTGATTTCAAGGGCCTCCGGAGGATGAGCAGGACCTTCTCCGAGTGTTCCTACCCAGAgactgaggaggagggagaggcgcTCCCTGTCCGGGACTCTTTATACCGGCTGGAGAAACGGCTGGGCCGGAGTGAGCCCAGCGCCTTCCTCAGGgggcatggcagcaggaaggagagctCAGCAGTGCTGAGCCGGATCCAGAAAATTGAACAGGCCCTGAAGGAGCAGCCAGGCCGGGGgctcccccagctccccagcaGCTGCTACAGCGTGGACCGGGGGAAAAGGAAGACTGGAACCTTGGGCTCCTTGGAGGAGCCGGCAGGGGGCGCGAGTGTGAGCGCTGGCAGCCGGGCAGTCGGAGTGGCTGGTGTTGCGGGGGAGGCGGGCCCACCCCCAGAGAGGGAAGGCAGTCGTTCCACTAAGCCCGGGACCCCTGGAAATAGCCCTAGCTCCCAGCGGCTGCCATCGAAGAGTTCCCTCGATCCCGCTGTGAACCCTGTCCCCAAACCCAAGCGCACCTTTGAATACGAGGCTGACAAGAACCCCAAGAGTAAGCCCAGTAATGGTCTACCTCCTTCACCCACACCTGCTGCTCCACcccccttgccctccaccccaGCCCCGCCAGTCACCCGGAGACCCAAGAAGGACATGCGTGGTCACCGCAAGTCCCAGAGCAG AAAATCCTTTGAGTTTGAGGATGCATCCAGTCTCCAGTCCCTGTACCCCTCTTCTCCCACTGAGAATGGTACTGAGAACCAACCCAAGTTTGGATCCAAAAGCACTTTAGAAGAaaatgcctatgaagatattgtGG GAGATCTGCCCAAGGAGAATCCATATGAGGATGTGGACTTAAAGAGCCGAAGAGCAGGACGAAAATCCCAGCAACTGTCTGAGAACTCCTTGGACTCTTTGCACAGGATGTGGAGTCCTCAGGACAGGAAGTACAACAGCCCGCCCACACAG CTTTCCCTGAAACCCAACAGCCAGTCCCTGCGCAGTGGGAACTGGTCAGAAAGGAAGAGCCACCGGCTGCCACGATTACCCAAGAGGCACAGCCATGACGACATGCTGCTGCTGGCTCAGCTGAGTCTGCCATCCTCACCCTCCAGCCTCAATGAAGACAGCCTCAGCACCACCAGCGAGCTGCTGTCCAGCCGCCGGGCCCGCCGCATTCCCAAG CTTGTCCAAAGAATTAACTCCATCTACAATgccaagagaggaaagaagagattaAAAAAGTTGTCTATGTCCAGCATTGAAACAGCATCACTGAGAG ATGAAAACAGTGAGAGCGAGAGCGACTCTGATGACAGGTTCAAAG CCCACACACAGCGCCTGGTCCACATCCAGTCGATGCTGAAGCGCGCCCCCAGCTATCGCacgctggagctggagctgctggAGTGGCAGGAGCGGGAGCTTTTTGAGTACTTTGTGGTGGTGTCCCTCAAGAAGAAGCCATCGCGAAACACCTACCTCCCCGAAGTCTCCTACCAGTTTCCCAAG CTGGACCGACCCACCAAGCAGATGCGAGAGGCAGAGGAAAGGCTCAAAGCCATTCCCCAGTTTTGCTTCCCTGATGCCAAGGACTGGCTTCCTGTGTCAGAGTATAGCAG TGAGACCTTTTCTTTCATGCTGACTGGGGAAGATGGCAGCAGACGCTTTGGCTACTGCAGGCGCTTACTG CCAAGTGGGAAAGGGCCCCGGTTGCCAGAGGTGTACTGTGTCATCAGCCGCCTTGGCTGCTTCGGCTTGTTTTCCAAG GTCCTAGATGAGGTGGAGCGCCGGCGTGGGATCTCCGCTGCATTGGTCTATCCTTTCATGAGAAGTCTCATGGAGTCGCCCTTCCCAGCCCCAGGGAAGACCATCAAAGTGAAGACATTCCTGCCAGGTGCTGGCAATGAG TTTTCAGGAGGCCTGCACATCTATGCTGCACACACATGCTGCGGGACCAAGGAGGAGGCCAGGCAGACCCCAGGGACAGCTGCTTTGGCACAGCCTGAGCGTCAGCAGTTCCTCCTGCCCTCACCGCTGGAGTCACTCACTACCTTCCACCCCTGTGACTCCCCCAGAGAAGTGGCTCTCTGA
- the DENND2B gene encoding DENN domain-containing protein 2B isoform X5, with the protein MSMCGEKREGSGSEWAASEGCPSLGCPSVVPSPCSSEKTFDFKGLRRMSRTFSECSYPETEEEGEALPVRDSLYRLEKRLGRSEPSAFLRGHGSRKESSAVLSRIQKIEQALKEQPGRGLPQLPSSCYSVDRGKRKTGTLGSLEEPAGGASVSAGSRAVGVAGVAGEAGPPPEREGSRSTKPGTPGNSPSSQRLPSKSSLDPAVNPVPKPKRTFEYEADKNPKSKPSNGLPPSPTPAAPPPLPSTPAPPVTRRPKKDMRGHRKSQSRKSFEFEDASSLQSLYPSSPTENGTENQPKFGSKSTLEENAYEDIVGDLPKENPYEDVDLKSRRAGRKSQQLSENSLDSLHRMWSPQDRKYNSPPTQLSLKPNSQSLRSGNWSERKSHRLPRLPKRHSHDDMLLLAQLSLPSSPSSLNEDSLSTTSELLSSRRARRIPKLVQRINSIYNAKRGKKRLKKLSMSSIETASLRDENSESESDSDDRFKAHTQRLVHIQSMLKRAPSYRTLELELLEWQERELFEYFVVVSLKKKPSRNTYLPEVSYQFPKLDRPTKQMREAEERLKAIPQFCFPDAKDWLPVSEYSSETFSFMLTGEDGSRRFGYCRRLLPSGKGPRLPEVYCVISRLGCFGLFSKVLDEVERRRGISAALVYPFMRSLMESPFPAPGKTIKVKTFLPGAGNEVLELRRPMDSRLEHVDFECLFTCLSVRQLIRIFASLLLERRVIFVADKLSTLSSCSHAVVALLYPFSWQHTFIPVLPASMIDIVCCPTPFLVGLLSSSLPKLKELPVEEALMVNLGSDRFIRQMDDEDTLLPRKLQAALEQALERKNELISQDSDSDSDDECNTLNGLVSEVFIRFFVETVGHYSLFLTQSEKGERAFQREAFRKSVASKSIRRFLEVFMESQMFAGFIQDRELRKCRAKGLFEQRVEQYLEELPDTEQSGMNKFLRGLGNKMKFLHKKN; encoded by the exons ATGAGCATGTGTGGAGAGAAGCGGGAGGGCTCTGGGAGCGAGTGGGCGGCCAGTGAGGGCTGCCCCAGCCTGGGCTGTCCCAGCGTGGTGCCGTCCCCCTGCAGCTCTGAAAAGACCTTTGATTTCAAGGGCCTCCGGAGGATGAGCAGGACCTTCTCCGAGTGTTCCTACCCAGAgactgaggaggagggagaggcgcTCCCTGTCCGGGACTCTTTATACCGGCTGGAGAAACGGCTGGGCCGGAGTGAGCCCAGCGCCTTCCTCAGGgggcatggcagcaggaaggagagctCAGCAGTGCTGAGCCGGATCCAGAAAATTGAACAGGCCCTGAAGGAGCAGCCAGGCCGGGGgctcccccagctccccagcaGCTGCTACAGCGTGGACCGGGGGAAAAGGAAGACTGGAACCTTGGGCTCCTTGGAGGAGCCGGCAGGGGGCGCGAGTGTGAGCGCTGGCAGCCGGGCAGTCGGAGTGGCTGGTGTTGCGGGGGAGGCGGGCCCACCCCCAGAGAGGGAAGGCAGTCGTTCCACTAAGCCCGGGACCCCTGGAAATAGCCCTAGCTCCCAGCGGCTGCCATCGAAGAGTTCCCTCGATCCCGCTGTGAACCCTGTCCCCAAACCCAAGCGCACCTTTGAATACGAGGCTGACAAGAACCCCAAGAGTAAGCCCAGTAATGGTCTACCTCCTTCACCCACACCTGCTGCTCCACcccccttgccctccaccccaGCCCCGCCAGTCACCCGGAGACCCAAGAAGGACATGCGTGGTCACCGCAAGTCCCAGAGCAG AAAATCCTTTGAGTTTGAGGATGCATCCAGTCTCCAGTCCCTGTACCCCTCTTCTCCCACTGAGAATGGTACTGAGAACCAACCCAAGTTTGGATCCAAAAGCACTTTAGAAGAaaatgcctatgaagatattgtGG GAGATCTGCCCAAGGAGAATCCATATGAGGATGTGGACTTAAAGAGCCGAAGAGCAGGACGAAAATCCCAGCAACTGTCTGAGAACTCCTTGGACTCTTTGCACAGGATGTGGAGTCCTCAGGACAGGAAGTACAACAGCCCGCCCACACAG CTTTCCCTGAAACCCAACAGCCAGTCCCTGCGCAGTGGGAACTGGTCAGAAAGGAAGAGCCACCGGCTGCCACGATTACCCAAGAGGCACAGCCATGACGACATGCTGCTGCTGGCTCAGCTGAGTCTGCCATCCTCACCCTCCAGCCTCAATGAAGACAGCCTCAGCACCACCAGCGAGCTGCTGTCCAGCCGCCGGGCCCGCCGCATTCCCAAG CTTGTCCAAAGAATTAACTCCATCTACAATgccaagagaggaaagaagagattaAAAAAGTTGTCTATGTCCAGCATTGAAACAGCATCACTGAGAG ATGAAAACAGTGAGAGCGAGAGCGACTCTGATGACAGGTTCAAAG CCCACACACAGCGCCTGGTCCACATCCAGTCGATGCTGAAGCGCGCCCCCAGCTATCGCacgctggagctggagctgctggAGTGGCAGGAGCGGGAGCTTTTTGAGTACTTTGTGGTGGTGTCCCTCAAGAAGAAGCCATCGCGAAACACCTACCTCCCCGAAGTCTCCTACCAGTTTCCCAAG CTGGACCGACCCACCAAGCAGATGCGAGAGGCAGAGGAAAGGCTCAAAGCCATTCCCCAGTTTTGCTTCCCTGATGCCAAGGACTGGCTTCCTGTGTCAGAGTATAGCAG TGAGACCTTTTCTTTCATGCTGACTGGGGAAGATGGCAGCAGACGCTTTGGCTACTGCAGGCGCTTACTG CCAAGTGGGAAAGGGCCCCGGTTGCCAGAGGTGTACTGTGTCATCAGCCGCCTTGGCTGCTTCGGCTTGTTTTCCAAG GTCCTAGATGAGGTGGAGCGCCGGCGTGGGATCTCCGCTGCATTGGTCTATCCTTTCATGAGAAGTCTCATGGAGTCGCCCTTCCCAGCCCCAGGGAAGACCATCAAAGTGAAGACATTCCTGCCAGGTGCTGGCAATGAG GTGTTAGAGCTGCGGCGGCCCATGGACTCAAGGCTGGAGCACGTGGACTTTGAGTGCCTTTTTACCTGCCTCAGTGTGCGCCAGCTCATCCGAATCTTTGCCTCACTGCTGCTGGAGCGCCGGGTCATTTTTGTGGCAGATAAGCTCAG TACCCTCTCCAGCTGCTCCCACGCGGTGGTGGCCTTGCTCTACCCCTTCTCCTGGCAGCACACCTTCATTCCTGTCCTCCCGGCCTCCATGATTGACATCGTCTGCTGTCCCACCCCCTTCCTGGTTGGCCTGCTCTCCAGCTCCCTCCCCAAACTGAAGGAGCTGCCTGTGGAGGAG GCGCTGATGGTGAATCTGGGATCTGACCGATTCATCCGACAG ATGGACGACGAGGACACGTTGTTACCTAGGAAGTTACAGGCAGCTCTGGAGCAGGCTCTGGAGAGGAAGAATGAGCTGATCTCCCAGGACTCTGACAGCGACTCCGACGATG aATGTAATACCCTCAATGGGCTGGTGTCGGAGGTGTTTATCCGGTTCTTTGTGGAGACCGTTGGGCACTACTCCCTCTTTCTGACACAGagtgagaagggagagagggCCTTTCAGCGAGAGGCCTTCCGCAAATCTGTGGCCTCCAAAAGCATCCGCCGCTTTCTTGAGGTTTTTATGGAGTCTCAGATGTTTGCTGGCTTCATCCAAGACAGGGAGCTAAGAAAGTGTCGGGCAAAGG GCCTTTTTGAGCAGCGAGTGGAGCAGTACTTAGAAGAACTCCCAGACACTGAGCAGAGTGGAATGAATAAGTTTCTCCGAGGTTTGG GCAACAAAATGAAGTTTCTCCACAAGAAGAATTAA
- the DENND2B gene encoding DENN domain-containing protein 2B isoform X9: protein MWSPQDRKYNSPPTQLSLKPNSQSLRSGNWSERKSHRLPRLPKRHSHDDMLLLAQLSLPSSPSSLNEDSLSTTSELLSSRRARRIPKLVQRINSIYNAKRGKKRLKKLSMSSIETASLRDENSESESDSDDRFKAHTQRLVHIQSMLKRAPSYRTLELELLEWQERELFEYFVVVSLKKKPSRNTYLPEVSYQFPKLDRPTKQMREAEERLKAIPQFCFPDAKDWLPVSEYSSETFSFMLTGEDGSRRFGYCRRLLPSGKGPRLPEVYCVISRLGCFGLFSKVLDEVERRRGISAALVYPFMRSLMESPFPAPGKTIKVKTFLPGAGNEVLELRRPMDSRLEHVDFECLFTCLSVRQLIRIFASLLLERRVIFVADKLSTLSSCSHAVVALLYPFSWQHTFIPVLPASMIDIVCCPTPFLVGLLSSSLPKLKELPVEEALMVNLGSDRFIRQMDDEDTLLPRKLQAALEQALERKNELISQDSDSDSDDECNTLNGLVSEVFIRFFVETVGHYSLFLTQSEKGERAFQREAFRKSVASKSIRRFLEVFMESQMFAGFIQDRELRKCRAKGLFEQRVEQYLEELPDTEQSGMNKFLRGLGNKMKFLHKKN, encoded by the exons ATGTGGAGTCCTCAGGACAGGAAGTACAACAGCCCGCCCACACAG CTTTCCCTGAAACCCAACAGCCAGTCCCTGCGCAGTGGGAACTGGTCAGAAAGGAAGAGCCACCGGCTGCCACGATTACCCAAGAGGCACAGCCATGACGACATGCTGCTGCTGGCTCAGCTGAGTCTGCCATCCTCACCCTCCAGCCTCAATGAAGACAGCCTCAGCACCACCAGCGAGCTGCTGTCCAGCCGCCGGGCCCGCCGCATTCCCAAG CTTGTCCAAAGAATTAACTCCATCTACAATgccaagagaggaaagaagagattaAAAAAGTTGTCTATGTCCAGCATTGAAACAGCATCACTGAGAG ATGAAAACAGTGAGAGCGAGAGCGACTCTGATGACAGGTTCAAAG CCCACACACAGCGCCTGGTCCACATCCAGTCGATGCTGAAGCGCGCCCCCAGCTATCGCacgctggagctggagctgctggAGTGGCAGGAGCGGGAGCTTTTTGAGTACTTTGTGGTGGTGTCCCTCAAGAAGAAGCCATCGCGAAACACCTACCTCCCCGAAGTCTCCTACCAGTTTCCCAAG CTGGACCGACCCACCAAGCAGATGCGAGAGGCAGAGGAAAGGCTCAAAGCCATTCCCCAGTTTTGCTTCCCTGATGCCAAGGACTGGCTTCCTGTGTCAGAGTATAGCAG TGAGACCTTTTCTTTCATGCTGACTGGGGAAGATGGCAGCAGACGCTTTGGCTACTGCAGGCGCTTACTG CCAAGTGGGAAAGGGCCCCGGTTGCCAGAGGTGTACTGTGTCATCAGCCGCCTTGGCTGCTTCGGCTTGTTTTCCAAG GTCCTAGATGAGGTGGAGCGCCGGCGTGGGATCTCCGCTGCATTGGTCTATCCTTTCATGAGAAGTCTCATGGAGTCGCCCTTCCCAGCCCCAGGGAAGACCATCAAAGTGAAGACATTCCTGCCAGGTGCTGGCAATGAG GTGTTAGAGCTGCGGCGGCCCATGGACTCAAGGCTGGAGCACGTGGACTTTGAGTGCCTTTTTACCTGCCTCAGTGTGCGCCAGCTCATCCGAATCTTTGCCTCACTGCTGCTGGAGCGCCGGGTCATTTTTGTGGCAGATAAGCTCAG TACCCTCTCCAGCTGCTCCCACGCGGTGGTGGCCTTGCTCTACCCCTTCTCCTGGCAGCACACCTTCATTCCTGTCCTCCCGGCCTCCATGATTGACATCGTCTGCTGTCCCACCCCCTTCCTGGTTGGCCTGCTCTCCAGCTCCCTCCCCAAACTGAAGGAGCTGCCTGTGGAGGAG GCGCTGATGGTGAATCTGGGATCTGACCGATTCATCCGACAG ATGGACGACGAGGACACGTTGTTACCTAGGAAGTTACAGGCAGCTCTGGAGCAGGCTCTGGAGAGGAAGAATGAGCTGATCTCCCAGGACTCTGACAGCGACTCCGACGATG aATGTAATACCCTCAATGGGCTGGTGTCGGAGGTGTTTATCCGGTTCTTTGTGGAGACCGTTGGGCACTACTCCCTCTTTCTGACACAGagtgagaagggagagagggCCTTTCAGCGAGAGGCCTTCCGCAAATCTGTGGCCTCCAAAAGCATCCGCCGCTTTCTTGAGGTTTTTATGGAGTCTCAGATGTTTGCTGGCTTCATCCAAGACAGGGAGCTAAGAAAGTGTCGGGCAAAGG GCCTTTTTGAGCAGCGAGTGGAGCAGTACTTAGAAGAACTCCCAGACACTGAGCAGAGTGGAATGAATAAGTTTCTCCGAGGTTTGG GCAACAAAATGAAGTTTCTCCACAAGAAGAATTAA